The following coding sequences lie in one Streptococcus suis genomic window:
- a CDS encoding ABC transporter ATP-binding protein — protein MSLQAGQKVGLVGNNGVGKSTFLKILLGLDRDFAGQIEVKADWAYVPQLQDRSSLSGGEQVWKSIQEAFAQRPQLLIMDEPTANLDQEHQEKLIKQIKRYRGSLLVVSHDRHFLNQIASHIWHLEEGKIQVYIGNYEAFVESRRARREGQQEAYEAYQKKVAQLKKAQQERQVKAQKMGKRKKGVSSSEWKVKAMMGSYDSQAKSMAKTAKHLEKRMERLEKVEQPRKETWVKMEAKGALDTGLHSLFRLQDGQLWIGEKYLFDFPQLGMTFGDKLALVGSNGSGKTSFVRKLISKELEGYYNPKLKIAYFSQDLTSLNEEETAFVNASSTSLQDKVTVLNLLGMLGLSYDKAQQKVANLSGGERVRLSLAKVLLSDANLLIVDEPTNYLDLTAIEALEKFLQEYQGSVLLISHDQRFVESVVHRKWLVENCQLVQRL, from the coding sequence TTGAGCCTTCAAGCTGGTCAAAAGGTTGGTTTGGTTGGAAATAATGGTGTTGGTAAGTCTACTTTTTTGAAAATCTTACTGGGACTGGATAGGGATTTTGCTGGTCAGATTGAGGTAAAAGCAGACTGGGCCTATGTACCCCAGTTACAGGATAGGAGCTCGCTTTCAGGTGGGGAACAGGTTTGGAAGTCTATTCAAGAGGCTTTTGCACAAAGACCACAGTTGTTAATCATGGACGAACCGACTGCCAATTTGGATCAAGAACACCAGGAAAAGCTAATCAAACAAATCAAACGCTATCGAGGCAGTCTATTGGTTGTTAGTCATGATCGGCATTTTCTCAATCAAATTGCCAGTCACATTTGGCATTTAGAAGAAGGAAAGATTCAGGTTTATATAGGAAATTACGAGGCATTTGTAGAAAGTCGCCGGGCTAGGCGAGAAGGACAGCAGGAGGCCTATGAAGCCTATCAGAAAAAAGTCGCTCAACTAAAAAAAGCCCAACAAGAGCGTCAGGTCAAGGCTCAGAAGATGGGGAAGAGAAAGAAAGGTGTTTCATCGTCTGAGTGGAAGGTTAAAGCCATGATGGGTTCCTATGACAGTCAAGCCAAGTCTATGGCCAAGACTGCCAAGCATTTGGAAAAACGGATGGAGCGTTTGGAAAAGGTTGAACAACCTAGAAAGGAAACGTGGGTAAAGATGGAAGCGAAAGGTGCCTTGGATACTGGTCTTCACAGTCTCTTTCGCTTGCAGGATGGACAGCTGTGGATTGGGGAAAAGTATTTATTTGATTTTCCTCAGCTTGGTATGACTTTTGGGGATAAACTAGCTTTGGTTGGGTCAAATGGTTCTGGCAAAACAAGCTTTGTTCGGAAACTGATTTCAAAAGAATTAGAAGGCTATTACAATCCAAAATTAAAAATTGCTTATTTCTCCCAAGATTTGACAAGTCTCAATGAAGAAGAAACAGCCTTTGTGAATGCTAGCTCGACATCGCTTCAAGATAAGGTAACGGTTCTCAATTTATTGGGCATGTTGGGACTCTCTTACGATAAGGCTCAGCAGAAGGTGGCAAATCTGTCTGGTGGTGAACGTGTTCGGCTTTCCTTGGCCAAGGTCTTGTTATCGGATGCAAATCTTTTGATAGTAGATGAGCCAACAAACTATTTGGACCTTACAGCCATCGAAGCTCTGGAGAAATTTTTGCAGGAATACCAGGGAAGTGTCCTCCTGATTTCCCATGATCAGCGGTTTGTTGAGAGTGTTGTGCACAGAAAATGGCTGGTTGAGAATTGTCAGCTTGTTCAACGTTTATAG